The genomic region GAGAGATCCCTGCGTGGCCGTTAGCGAACGATAACCGCCTGGCACAGCTTGCCTCGGCCGTCTACAGAAAACAAAACGGCTCACCGATGAAGATAGAAGCCTGCCATGCGGGACTTGAATGCAGTTACTTTTATCAAAAAAATCCAAACCTAAAACTCATCTCGATCGGGCCTACCGTTGAGCACGTACACAGCCCACAAGAGCGTATCGCCATCGGCACGATCGCCGTACATCTTGATCTCATTGTCGGGATATTGGCAGAAATGGGCATGAAATAACGATGTGTCCTTGTGCATCATCATAACTGGCGGAGGTACATATGTATTCTGATTACAAAACATATCTTATTTTATTCGGCGGTGTGTTTGCGCTGTCGACATCGGCTATTTTTGTCAAGATCGCTGATGCACCTTCCGCCATTATCGCTTTTTATCGACTGCTTATTGCAGGCGCGGTCTTGGTGCCGTTCTGTCTGCTCAGCAGTAAGAGCCGCTTTGAGATCACCGCGTTTCAACGAAGACAGTGGCGGCAGATCATATCGGCAGGCTTCTTTTTAGCACTCCATTACGTGATGTGGTTTGAATCGCTGACATTCACCTCAATCGCAAGCTCGACTATGCTTGTTTCTATGCAGCCGTTATTTTCACTTGGGTTGGATCGGTTCGTACAACGAAGGACGATAACCAAAACCGCGCTGACAGGATGTATCGTTGCGCTGATCGGCTGCATCATCATTGGCGCAGGCGATTTTCGAATCAGCGGTGACAGTCTGTTCGGGGATATCCTGGCATTTGCGGCGGCAGGCGTGATCGCTCTTTACTTTTTTGTCGGCGAAACTGTCAGAAAAGACGTTTCTGCACTTACTTATTCTGTACTCAGTTATCTGATCAGTGCCGTTATCTTGGCCGTCTACTGTGTGGTTCGTGCGGAATCGTTTAGCGGATATACAGATAAAACATGGTTATCATTCCTCGGTCTGGCACTCATCGCCACGATCGGGGGGCAGTTCGTATTTAATCTTTTGCTGAAGAAGGTATCGGCATCTGTCGTAACGATGAGTATTCTGGGTGAGCCGATCGGTACGTGCATCTTAGCTTATTTGTTGTTGAATGAAGGGATCATGCTTCAGCAATTTGTTGGGATCGTGATCATTATGTTGGGGATGACGATATTTTTTTCTCGCCCGACATACTTGAAATAGTGTCGAAATAGAAAAAGAGTGGATACAGTTTTAGCTGTATCCACTCTTTTTCTATTTAATGAAGAACATTGGCTCGTACATCGTACTCTTGAT from Selenomonadales bacterium harbors:
- a CDS encoding EamA family transporter: MYSDYKTYLILFGGVFALSTSAIFVKIADAPSAIIAFYRLLIAGAVLVPFCLLSSKSRFEITAFQRRQWRQIISAGFFLALHYVMWFESLTFTSIASSTMLVSMQPLFSLGLDRFVQRRTITKTALTGCIVALIGCIIIGAGDFRISGDSLFGDILAFAAAGVIALYFFVGETVRKDVSALTYSVLSYLISAVILAVYCVVRAESFSGYTDKTWLSFLGLALIATIGGQFVFNLLLKKVSASVVTMSILGEPIGTCILAYLLLNEGIMLQQFVGIVIIMLGMTIFFSRPTYLK